The genomic stretch ATGAGCGTTTCCCTTCAACTTACCTACATGTCGTTTTACCAACACCACCCTTCCCACCCACAAATATCCACTTCAACGACTTCTGCTCGATGATATTCTTCAGTGTCGGTTCTAATGGCTCCACATCAGGAGCATCTTCAAATTCGTCTTCCAATGAAGCTGCCATCTTGTCTGTGTACAATGCAACGCAAAGCTCAGGTGGGATGTAACcacactgctgccttcagagcCCCTCGGAAAAAGTCGATAGCTTTATCAGCGAGGATATTGTGctgacaaaaacagagaagtaCAAGGGTTGGGATCAGAATGGGCAGCtgagttaaaaatgtaaaatgtgcgTGCAAGTGAAATGTGTTATTCTATGAGAGTATaagcacagaaatacaaacacaattcATTCCAAACACAACTCACACAAGACAAgaatttcaaactgttttaataGGACGTCAATCATCATGAATTAATTAACTTCAACCTGTGGATTTATTCATGTCATACAAGAAAGGCAGCAGATACAGGCAgctattgatttatttaaaccAGCTTGCTGTGTATTAAACCCAGGATCTCCCATCTGTCATGAGCACCATAGATGCTGATAAAACGCTTGCGGTGTATCATCTTTGGTTACTTGAATGATAATATTaaagacacaaaagaaaaccaTCCCTGTTGCAAAAAAAACTGATGCACTGAAGCCACTGATCCTTGAATTTCCGACGTCCATGAATGTAACACAACCCACAGCAGAAACTATGAGCTGTACCAACTGACAGTTCATTATCACTGACACTGGACTTTTACTTGTCTTTTAGAGAGGCAGGCCTTTAAAGGGTAAACTAAAAGGTTTACATTTTAACCCCTGGACCATCACAGTGTGAAGAAAGTAAATAAGCAGCCTATTCTGCAGCCTACTTTACCGCTGCATAGGCACCTAACTTTGTAGCTCCTTCCTTAAAGGTGTAATTAGTAAAATAATGACAGAATTCAAGGGTTGTtctataaacatttatttaattcagcCAGTAGCATTCAAGTTATATGCAGGTAGCTGTGATTAGGTATGTGAAATCAGTCAACACAATTTTGATTTCATGCAGAACATCAGCTCAGTAACAGCGTAATGTAGGAACCCATCTGTAGACGAGGACAGACAATCTCAGCATTCATTTACATGAACATGCACATGCCGTGACCACAGGGTAAGGCACTTTCTTCCATGCGCACCTTTTATGACTTCGCCTGTCCCCATCTCAGTGCTGCCATCAGGCCTGTCAGCTTTGTTCCCCCTTGACCCCTCGCCTCCGTCTCCGACTTCCAAGCAGAGCCAGATCAGAATGTTAATGTAAGTTGTCTCGGCTGGCACACACTCCATCCCACCAGGGAAGGAGCAACTTCGCTCCCCGTCTGATTTTTCACAATCGGTGTGCCGCAGCCAACGTGGCCAGAGCACAGGACCCGCATCCACCCACTGGTAGGTTAGCCCGCAAGTGGCCGAGCGCACGAACCAGTCTCTGACTAAACTGGCAACGTTTGAGGGCAAAGAACTGAGGTCCAGAGCTTTAGCTTCTTTCTCCAGCTTCTGGCGATGGTTCATAGCAGCCTCTCTCAGCTCTGGGGAGGCACTCAGGTTAAACCTCTCTTTGGCTGTGGTGTATTCGGGTATTTTTGCAGGCAGTGTGTCACCACGCAACAAAGGTTGACCATCGTCATGACCCTTAGAGGCTTCAGACGGCTGCTCTATGGACATCCAAAACGGGTCAAAAGAGGATCCCAGGAGACGCAGGAGGCGAGAAGGCCGTCGATGCCTGGGTTTGGGCATGTAGTGGTAGTCCTCAGGGTCTGTCAGCAGGGTGTATGGGTGCATTGGCTGCGAGAAGGACAGCAGATTGGCTCTTAGCTGAAGTAAATCCCAGCCCGTGTCCTCCTCTTCGACAGCGGTCACATTTGGAGGCTGATTCTGGGTTGAGAAGTCGAATGCCGCAGATCCGTAGAGAAGGACTGACACAGAAATGTACAGTCTCAGCATGGTCTCAGATGTGGATGGTAAAAGAGAAGAATGATAAAATGTCcttcttgtcctcctcctcgACTGTTCAGTTCTCCTCTGGGTGCTTCAGGGACTCAATGTTCCCAGCTCCAGACATCCTTGAGCTCTTAATCAATAACATAGTGAAATTAGTGCCTTATCACACAAACAGCAGGCATATTATCGAGTATGGCCAGAGCACACCTGAGCTCGGGCCCTGATGTTTTGGCGAACTtcaatgcaaacacacaggacATTTCTGAGAAGCTATAGTTTGTGTGTTGATTATTGGAAGCACCAGAATTTTACCGGAATCCTCTGTGTGCTAAATTCCAGTTACGACAGAAACTGAGCCGTCGTCAAGGAGATATtggcatgaaaagaaaaagtcgCTCTACAGCAAACATAAAACAGGAGTAAAGTATCGTTTGACCTCGATTGGGTGGAGCCGTGTCAGAGACCTCAGACACAACATACTTCCATAGAAAGACTGAACTTCAGATCAGTTATAAAATGGACTTCAGGGTGAGTAGCGTCACGGCAGCTTAGATAACGACACAGCgcacaacatttttgaaaaaagggGGACGGAAGCAGCACGTTAGTAGGACAATGCAGCATTTATTCTCGTCTACACAAAATCAACTCCCTTGGGTCGAAGGCACAAGAAGGCGATATATCAAATATGTTTCTAACATTATACCTAACTGTAAACATTGTTCTCATTTAAGTTTTTGCTTATATCGACATTATAGTTATACAGCTCATAAATACGGTCACAGGAAGTTGCTTATACTTACATAAAGATAACAAACAGCAGAATTAACCAAGACATACAGCAGTTTTGCAATGGGTTGATTAGACAGCAGCTCTGTAGTGTCAGGTggtcccgtgtgtgtgtgtgtgtgtgtgtgtgtgtgtgtgtgtgtgtgtgtgtgtgtgcgtgctttcAGAGAACACCTGACTTGGCACAGCATGTGAGAGATTGTAGGCACATTTTAATGTGACGTGATGACATATTTCTCTGGTTTGTCCAAAAACTCAAAGTGAAAAAAGCTGGTCATGTGATCTGTCCTGTTGTCGGGTAGACTGAGCCGGCGGTCTGGACGCGGAGGGTTGCGCGCTGCGAACTGGCCCGCTGCTGTGGTCTGCCGCCTTCGCCCGGTCTTCCAGGAACTTATCGAACTCTGAAAGAGACAGGTGGCGGTAGGAGTCAGAAACACACAGGGGGTCGCCAAGAAGTATGGACAACTATTTTTACAGTAAAACGGCAGCAACGAGAGAAGAACGTACCATCACTGGTCACTCCCTCACTAACTGAAGACTGCTCTTCCTACATTTCCGAATACAGCGAAAAACAACACTTAATCAAATAGTTTTTACTTCAAAGAACATCATTTGTAGAGAGACGTGAGTCCTCTTACCATATCACAAGATAACAATTTGTCAATATTGTTCTGCAGAGGGTTTTTCGCTGGTGGCATCTGAGGGGGAAAATAAATCGAGAGCGGGAAAAGGTGTCAGTGTTTTAGCTATATTTACACACACTAGCACACAAATCCTAATGTCACAGGGCATATTTTGCATCAGTTATATAGTTATATGTGATAGACATACCCCTCCTGTGACCTGCAACCTCGTATCCAGAGCTCCAGCAAGGCCCTCCACAGCTCCTGGGTCCTCATACCTCACACTGGGAATGGGATGTATTGTAACTAGGGGCGCCACGATCCTCCAGATCATCATCAGATTTGTATTGATCAACAGACAACTGGTTCTATGCCCTTACAGctgtcaaacattttgaaattggTCTTTAAAAGAAGGCCTACGTGGTATCAAATGTGATacaaatgccttttttttgtatgtgtgtgtgtgtgtgtgtgtgtgtgtgtgtgtgtgtgttattcagTCAAATcaaagtatttttatttaatttaaattagtCACTAGATGGCAGAAAGGTACTTCACAACAACAGTTTGAGTTTCTGCACCTGTGAAAATCCTCCAAGTTCAAATACTATCCTGATGGGGTTTTACACATACTCTCTCTTAAAGATcctttttttgcatgtgtgtgtgttcttgacTTATTTGACCATCAGAGTTTCACGCACGTTAGGCAAAAACGAAACTGTAACAAAAGTAACATGAGGATCGCCACTCGGATTGTTAGTTCATTTCACCAAATTCATCTCAACCAGTTGCAGCTTGCCCCAAGGCTACTACAGCAGGATAAAGTCCCCGCAAGTGATGAGGCACCTCTATTGCACACAAAAACGACTCACCTTTTCCTTTGGTCAGCCAGGGAGCTGCCTCTCGTCTGAGCAAACATGtcaaactcctcctcctcctctgcaagACAGAGGGTTAACTCACTGaatgaaaaactgaataaaaaactGTATGAAAAACAAGTTCATTCATCTTGATATCTAAATTCTTGTGGCATCACAAATTAGATATAAAACCACAATCATCAACCAAATACTACTCCTCTATTTTCATACCAGAATGTCATTACTGGTGATCTATGGAAATCCCTTCTTACTTATTTTCACTGGCAGATTATTCATCACATTAATCTCCACATGCAACCTGTGGCTTCAAAACACATCCAGTGTTCTGACAGAGCATTAACAGTTTGGGGAATTTCCTCACTTGGTAATGTTTCTTATTGTAtaccctttgtttttttttttcatcatttcctGCCAATGTGCTGTCCAACCCACAACATCCTTTTTTCtgccacaaataaaaaaaaaatcatcatcaaaaaaaaaaaaaaaaagacttccaCTTCAAGCATGTCATACGTGTGGATTTGGTGTTTCAACACAGTGCACACATGATGCAGAAGTTATACAAAGTTCACACACTGTGGTTGGGAGATGGCTGTTGATTGGCCCGGGCGCTGACTGCCGGTTGGCTGGTTGCTGTGATGACAGCAGGTCTACTGAGTGTTGAAGGCTCGGGGTTGAGGTCGATGAGGCTTGAACTCTGCCGCAGTAAGAATATATAATCAGCGAAGATAAATAACCTTTACACCTCACAGTTTCCTGACCGCTACGGTACCCAAGATCGTTCCTACCTGCTGTGTATTTGTCATTTGTGCCTTGTTCAGTCTGTCAAACCTAAAACGCAATTACAGCACAATGAATGTTAATTACAACACactgaaaaagaacattttcttaTGAACATCATCCAGAGCACAAAGCTGGGCTCCAGCGCACCTCTCGTAGCGAATGAAGGAATTGTTGAGGTCGTCGTTGACCATGAGCAGCTCCTCAATGAACCCTTCGTCCATCAGCTGGGGGATGAGCTCCACCACTCGAGTCTGCATGTTCTTACACACCGAGTACAGCTGCTGCTTGGACacacgaggagagagagatgaattCATTCTCATCGCTAATGACACAGATGAAAGGAGAATCAACCATAACCAACAGTAATCAAGTTATCAAATGTAATTGAACTTTTTGGTATACCGAAATCTTGTTATGGTGCATCATCTACTTTTATAACAATCACTGGTTTCCTTCATTTCACAGAATCCCCTTGACGACTAACAGgatacacacaggcacacatctCTGCCTCTTCTGTAACATGTTATATCCATGTAAGATGAACTAACGTCACTGAACATGCACAGCGCACACAACAAGCTTTCAAAATCAATCAACATATTTTTACAAATGTAGCCGTCTCAGTTAATTATAAAATCTCCGTATCACCCAACATTCCCACTGCTTTCTGGCATCTCAGAGGCATGAAGGTCACTGATGATACATTTCACTACTTTTGACATGCCACGTATAAGACTGCCAAATCTGAATAAAACGCtcacaaaaaacaagatggaaTCAGACAGATGTGGTGCAACGTCTCACAAGTAAGCAATGATGGGGTGATGACACGCTTGCGCAACAACTTGGATGATTACAAAAGACAATGTGGAAaatgcacacacccacacacaataACACCTGATACTAATAAGCCGATGAGTTAgatccttttttcattttgtttttccacttgaATCATACTTTAAATTCAATGATTTCCACTGTTACATTCAATTCCCGGAAGGCttaccctaacccctaaccacTGCACGCCTCATCTTGCACAGCCAGACCGTTCTCCACAGCACGGTGTCAGCGCCGGAGAAAGGTCGGGCTGCACCAATACTCATTCTGgtacagggggaaaaaaaatcactggcTTGTTTGGATgtctttaaaccaatcacaatcGTCTTGGGCATTTGACCCAGGATGCAGTGACTGTGCCGCTGCAAAACAGTGTCTGGGATTCTTGGTCTGCACGTGTGTTTACTGTTAGTTACAGGTTAATGTTGGAGTAAATTGCCAGTTTCAGCGCGTAGGTTGCTAGCCTAGAGAtcgctgttgttgtttcatgtaGCAATGGGGATGAAAATAGTACAcgcagacagcagacagattCTTGGGAATAGGCACCCAATGACATTTATACCGACAGTCTGCGTCCAGCGAGTCAAACTACTACTTGCCTGACCCTAACCTGAACATTAACCTAAAACTAACCTTACCCGATGTTTTTACCATGAAAGTAAGGATTTAAGGAATGGGAACTTTTTATTGTGGGTGTGTGTCCCCAAGAAGAAAGGAAACTCCCCACAGTGTGACTGTATAAACAGATTTATGACCCCACAGCATGTGTAATAcatgtctacacacacacacacacacctgcagcagctccgtATCATCTCGCTGGCTCTGTCCAGGTGTAAGCTCGTTCAGCAATTCAGACATCACAGTGAGATTTCCCTTCACCAGCGCCAGCTCGCTACGTAGCTTCTGTTCCTGGATTAGAGACACATTTGTCACAAAATCAAAAGCAGTCGATAAAAGCGTGACACAACGACGTTTATTCTTAGTAACTTTGTCGCTGACGGCTTAACATTTTAGTGTTTGTGATACACTGCTGTACTTTTGTATGAAGATGCAGACATAGCCTCAAACTCCTGCAGTGCAGTTGTCACAGGTCACAGTATTACCTTCACAGTATTTCAATGACTCTGTAAACGACTCTGAATTGGCTTTAAATCTATCAAAGACCTATGAAATttgtgtattgtattgttttttatcaGCTCTGAATGGTAATTAGGGTTTTTGACACTGGAGTCTACAATTATCACTAGCTTTGCAACATCCATATCATTcagtctttgctttttttcaacAGATCTATGCAGTCAAGTGTTTTCAGGCAGTGTTACCTGTTctgcagagagggaggctggtCCCTCACTGGATGGGACTGTAGGCGAAGTATTCTGAGTGGGAACACTGGCGGGAGCCTGTGGTTGTGACTGTTGTGTGGGAGTGACAACGGGGGTCGCCTCTGCAGTCCCGTTTTCTGGAATACTCTGCATGAAAAAAACAGCGGTGACATCTGTCACAGAAGTACAGCGCAGAGGAAGATAGTAACGCGTGCATTTCATATGCCGTGTTATTTTCGCTTTGTAGACAGTCTCACCCTATTCGGAGTGTGGATGGGGGACAGAGCATCCAGGTCTGTCATGGGGAACTCCAGACCTCGTCTCCTCAGGTCATCGTATACGTACACCACCCccgacagagagggagagctaCGAAACGCATCAGCCCATGACTGCGTGTGGAAGAAAGAAGGTATGACGGCACACGATGAGAATGACTGATTTTGTATCGGAGTGCACGGGCCAAAACAAAGATTACATGTGAAAAGAACAAGACGACCAGAGGAGCCACATGCCCGACTCCAATGT from Sparus aurata chromosome 1, fSpaAur1.1, whole genome shotgun sequence encodes the following:
- the LOC115592391 gene encoding LOW QUALITY PROTEIN: noggin-1-like (The sequence of the model RefSeq protein was modified relative to this genomic sequence to represent the inferred CDS: inserted 1 base in 1 codon); protein product: MLRLYISVSVLLYGSAAFDFSTQNQPPNVTAVEEEDTGWDLLQLRANLLSFSQPMHPYTLLTDPEDYHYMPKPRHRRPSRLLRLLGSSFDPFWMSIEQPSEASKGHDDGQPLLRGDTLPAKIPEYTTAKERFNLSASPELREAAMNHRQKLEKEAKALDLSSLPSNVASLVRDWFVRSATCGLTYQWVDAGPVLWPRWLRHTDCEKSDGERSCSFPGGMECVPAETTYINILIWLCLEVGDGGEGSRGNKADRPDGSTEMGTGEVXKRCAWKKVPYPVVTACACSCK
- the LOC115592383 gene encoding target of Myb protein 1 isoform X1 — its product is MFALGEKMEFLMGNPFSTPVGQRIERATSGSLQSEDWGLNMEICDIINETDEGPKDSVKAIKKRIVGNKNFREIMLALTVLEACVKNCGHRFHVLVASQEFVEGVLVRSILPKNNPPTALHDRVLSLIQSWADAFRSSPSLSGVVYVYDDLRRRGLEFPMTDLDALSPIHTPNRSIPENGTAEATPVVTPTQQSQPQAPASVPTQNTSPTVPSSEGPASLSAEQEQKLRSELALVKGNLTVMSELLNELTPGQSQRDDTELLQQLYSVCKNMQTRVVELIPQLMDEGFIEELLMVNDDLNNSFIRYERFDRLNKAQMTNTQQSSSLIDLNPEPSTLSRPAVITATSQPAVSARANQQPSPNHKEEEEFDMFAQTRGSSLADQRKSVRYEDPGAVEGLAGALDTRLQVTGGMPPAKNPLQNNIDKLLSCDMEEQSSVSEGVTSDEFDKFLEDRAKAADHSSGPVRSAQPSASRPPAQSTRQQDRSHDQLFSL
- the LOC115592383 gene encoding target of Myb protein 1 isoform X2, which gives rise to MEICDIINETDEGPKDSVKAIKKRIVGNKNFREIMLALTVLEACVKNCGHRFHVLVASQEFVEGVLVRSILPKNNPPTALHDRVLSLIQSWADAFRSSPSLSGVVYVYDDLRRRGLEFPMTDLDALSPIHTPNRSIPENGTAEATPVVTPTQQSQPQAPASVPTQNTSPTVPSSEGPASLSAEQEQKLRSELALVKGNLTVMSELLNELTPGQSQRDDTELLQQLYSVCKNMQTRVVELIPQLMDEGFIEELLMVNDDLNNSFIRYERFDRLNKAQMTNTQQSSSLIDLNPEPSTLSRPAVITATSQPAVSARANQQPSPNHKEEEEFDMFAQTRGSSLADQRKSVRYEDPGAVEGLAGALDTRLQVTGGMPPAKNPLQNNIDKLLSCDMEEQSSVSEGVTSDEFDKFLEDRAKAADHSSGPVRSAQPSASRPPAQSTRQQDRSHDQLFSL